The sequence TTCGCCGATCCGACCCTGCTGATCGAACGCCCGAAGCTGCCGCGCAGTCTGCCCAAGGCGCTGGCCGAACGCGAGATCGAAGGCCTGCTCGACGCGCCCGACACCAGCACCACGCTGGGCCTGCGCGACCGCGCGATGCTGGAGCTGATGTACGCCTCCGGCCTGCGCGTGTCCGAACTGGTGGAGTTGCCGCTGGCCGCGCTGAATCCGCGCCAGGGCGTGCTGCGGGTCACCGGCAAGGGCGGCAAGGACCGGCTGGTGCCGGTCGGCGAGGAAGCACTGGCGCGCATCGGCGCCTACCTGGCCGAGGCGCGGCCGGCGCTGGCGAAAGGCCGCCAGCCGGCGGCGCTGTTCCTCAGCCAGCGCGGCGAAGGCATGACCCGGCAGATGTTCTGGACCCTGGTCAAGCGCTACGCGCTGAAAGTCGGCATCAACCCGAAACGCATCTCGCCGCACGTGCTGCGCCACTCCTTCGCCACCCACCTTCTCAACCACGGCGCCGACCTGCGCGCGCTGCAGATGCTGCTCGGCCACAGCTCGCTCAGCACTACACAGATCTACACGCTGGTGGCGAAAGAAGGCCTGAGGCGGCTGCATGCGCAGCATCATCCGCGGGGGTGAGTATGAGGATTAATCGAGTGAAAAAAATAGGTTACATTTTATTAGTCACGCTTTTACTCTTGACGGGAGTGTGCTCGGGGCAAGGAGTTGGTTCTCCGGTCGTTCGATTGACCTTGGTGCGATCTGGAAGTGATCTCGCTATCAAAATTGAAAACACCTCTGACGATTACGTGAGAATTAATAAAACACTTTCCATGGATCCGTTAGTTGGTGTTATTCATTTTGTGATCAGGGAAAGAGGTATCGAGAGAGAGCTCCAGAGCACAATTAATGCTGAGCCGCTAAGCGCAAATTCGTATCTTGATCTTCACCCAAGATGGTTTTACGGAGGGTCCTTCGACTTGAAGCTTATCCAGCATATGTATGGTGTGGTTGGTCCTTGCTACACTTTACAAGTTTACTACTTGGATCAGAATGCAAAAGAATTCATGGCATTTGATCAGAAGATCTCTTCGCTTCCAATAAAGATTTGCATTGGGCAGAATTCGAATTCAAAAGGATAAAATAGCTTGGTTCTCTAATGTCACGACCCGTGAATTACACCTCCGCCCACATGCGCAGCAGGTTCGCATGCGACTTGCTGATGGTGTCGAAGGTGGCGCTCTTGCCCTCGCGGCCGAAGATCTGCCGCTTGGCGTTGTCCAGGTCCCACAACAGCTCGCGCTTGCCAGCGTCGCGCACCTGGCTCTGCACCCAGATGATGGCGGCGTAACGTGCGCCCTGGGTGACCGGGGTGACGTGGTGCAGGGAGTTGGCCGGGTAGGCGATGGCGGAGCCGGCATCCAGCTTGAAGCCGTATTCCACGCCGTTGGTATCCACCACCAGGTCGCCGCCGGTGTAGCTGGTGGGGTCGGACAGGAACACCGTGATCGCCACGTCGGTGCGCACCGTGCTGCCCAGGCCGCCCATCACCGGGGCATCGACGTGCCGGCCGTATTGCATGCCGACGTCGTAACGGTTGAACAGGACCTGCGTCATCGCGGACGGCAGGATCGCCGCCTGCAGCATGGTGTTGCGCAGGAAGGCGCTGCGCACGATCTCCCGCAGCCGGGCCTGGCTTTCGGTGTTGATGTCGATCTGCAGGTTTTTCTTCACCTCGCGTGCCGACCAGCCGGCCGTGCTGGCGCCGTCGACGAACGGGGCGCCCTGGAGTTCGCTGCGTATCGTGCCGAGTTCCTCGGCGGTCAGTACGTTGGGGGCGCAAATGATCACGGGGATTCCGCCGGGCGATTCAGGTTGTCGGGAAAGGCCGCGTGCGGCCGGGCTGTACTGCCGGTCCGTTTCGGGCGGCGGTGTCGCGAAAATCTACCATCGAACCGGGGCGCCGATCATCGCTTTCTGCGGCATCGTGCACCCAATGGCGTTCAGCTGCCTGTGCGAGAATGCGTGTCTGCCACCGGCGAACGCGCCGGCCACGGATCGAACGAGGTTGGTGATGTTGAAGAAATTGTTGCTGGCGCTGTGCATCGGCGGACTTTCCCTGGCTGCCTGTGCTGCCGAAAACGATGCGACGCCGGCCGCCAGCGCGGCGGTAACGCCGGCGGCTCAGCAGATGGTGCGGCAGGCGATCCACAGCCTGGCGGCGAACGTGCAGGTCGATTCGATCGAGCCGGCGCCGATGCCGGGCTTCTATCAGGTGATCGCCGCCGGCCAGTTGCTCTACGTCAGCACCGATGGCAAGTACGCGATGCATGGCGACGTGATCGACCTGAGCCGCAAGCAGAACATCAGCGACGCCGCCTGGGCGCGTTTCCGCAAGGCCGAGCTGGCCAAGGTGCCGGCGTCCGATCGCATCGTGTTCGCGCCGGCGAACCCGAAGTACACGGTGACCGTGTTCACCGACGTGAACTGCGGCTTCTGCCGCGCACTGCACGAGCACGTGGCCGCGTTCAACAAGGAAGGCATCGCGGTGGAGTACCTGGCGTGGCCGCGCGAAGGCCTGGTGACCACCGCCGGCCGGCCCACGCCGACCTACGCCGAGATGGCCTCGGTGTGGTGCGCCAAGGACCGCAAGGCCGCGTTCACCGCCGCGAAGGATGGCCGTGCGCCGGCGCCGGCGACCTGCACCAACCCGGTCAAGGACCAGTTCAACCTGGGCGTGAAGCTGGGCGTCAGCGGCACCCCGACGATCTATGGGCCGGATGGGCGCGTGCTGGGTGGTTATGTGACCCCCGAGCAGCTGCTGCAGGCGCTGCAGCAGGGCGGCTGAGCTTCGCCTCCCGCTCCTGCGACCGAAGAAAGCCCCTTGAGCGGCAAGGCTGGGAACGGAACGTAAGGGCGGGGCTCCGGCCTTGGCTTATGCCGTATTGCAGCATGGGTTAGAATAGGCGTTTTCCTCGCATAGCGCCGTTCCCCGCATGATCGCACTCGACGGGCAGAACGCCCTCTCGCCGTTCCGCCTCGAACGCCTCAATGCCCGCCTGGATGCCCTGCATCGCGGCGTGCGCGTGCAGGCGTCGTGGTTCGTCTATTTCGTCGACGCCGGCACGGTGCCGGAAGGCGAGCTGCGCGAGCGCCTGCTGGCCGTGCTGGAAGCGAAGGATGCGCTGCCCGAGTCGGCCACGCTGTGGGTGGTGCCGCGGCTGGGCACGATCTCGCCGTGGTCGAGCAAGGCCACCGACATCCTGCATGGCGCCGGTTTCGACGTGCGCCGGGTGGAGCGCGGCCTGGCCTGGCAGGTCGCCGGCCTGCCGCCGGCCGAGGCGCCGGACCATGCCGCGATCATGGCAGTGCTGCACGACGCGATGACGCAATCGGTGCTGACCCGCATCGACGACGCGCAAGGCCTGTTCCTGGCTGGCTCGCCCGGCGACCTGGTGCACGTGGCGCTGGGCGCCGAGCCGCAGGCCGCACTGGCTGCGGCGAACCTGCGGCTGGGCCTGGCGCTGGCTGACGACGAGATCGACTACCTGGTCGACCGCTACGCCGAGCTTGGCCGCGATCCCACCGACGCCGAGCTGTTCATGTTCGCCCAGGCGAACTCCGAGCACTGCCGTCACAAGGTGTTCAACGCCAGCTGGGCGGTCGACGGCGCGGAACAGGACAAGACCCTGTTCGGCATGATCAAGCACACCCACCAGCGCTCACCCGCACATACGCTGTCCGCCTATTCGGACAACGCGGCAGTGATCGAGGGCAGCACCGGCCGGCGCTTCTTCGCCGATCCAGCCGATGGCGTGTGGCGCGCTCACGAGGAACGCATCGACTACGCGATCAAGGTGGAAACGCACAACCACCCCACCGCGATCGCGCCCTGGCCCGGCGCGGCCACCGGCGCCGGCGGCGAGATCCGCGACGAGGGCGCCACCGGCCGTGGCGGCAAGCCGAAGGCCGGGCTCACCGGCTTCTCGGTGTCCGACCTGCGCATTCCCGGCCTGCCACGGCCGTGGGAAGTGGAGCGCCCGCTGCCGCCGCGCATGGCCAGCGCGTTCGAGATCATGCGCGACGGCCCGCTCGGCGCCGCCGCGTTCAACAACGAATTCGGCCGTGCCTGTCTGGGCGGCTATTTCCGCAGCTACGAGCACGAGAGCGCCGAACCCGGCCTGCGCCGCGGCTACGACAAGCCGATCATGCTGGCCGGCGGGCTGGCCAATCTGCGCCCCGGCCACGTGCTGAAACGCGCGGTGCAGCCGGGCAACAAGGTGATCGTGCTGGGCGGCCCGGCCATGCTGATCGGCCTGGGCGGCGGTGCGGCCTCGTCGGTCGCCGGCGGCGCGTCAAGCGCGGAGCTGGACTTCGCCTCGGTGCAGCGCGACAACGCCGAGATGGAGCGGCGCTGCCAGGAAGTGATCGACGCCTGCTGGGCGCGCGGTGAAAACAACCCGATCGTCAGCGTGCACGACGTCGGCGCCGGCGGCCTGTCCAACGCGATTCCCGAGCTGCTCAACGACGCCGGCGTCGGCGGCGTGATCGACCTGTCGAAGATTCCCTGCGACGACCCCTCGCTGTCGCCGATGCAGGTGTGGAGCAACGAATCGCAGGAACGCTACGTGCTGGCGATCGGTCCGGAGAATCTGGCTGAGTTCGAGGCGATGTGCATGCGCGAGCGCTGCCCGTATGCCGTCGTCGGCGACGCCACGGTCGAGCGCCAGCTGGTGCTGACCGACCCGCGCCGCGGGCTGACCGTGATCGACCTGCCGATGGACGTACTGTTC is a genomic window of Rhodanobacter thiooxydans containing:
- the xerD gene encoding site-specific tyrosine recombinase XerD — protein: MRKEENRASIAEADRLGINAFVERVWSEDGLADRTLEAYRRDLEALARWLAARGRTLHTARREDISAYHGAQPAAVRSIARRQSAFRRYYALLARSEPGFADPTLLIERPKLPRSLPKALAEREIEGLLDAPDTSTTLGLRDRAMLELMYASGLRVSELVELPLAALNPRQGVLRVTGKGGKDRLVPVGEEALARIGAYLAEARPALAKGRQPAALFLSQRGEGMTRQMFWTLVKRYALKVGINPKRISPHVLRHSFATHLLNHGADLRALQMLLGHSSLSTTQIYTLVAKEGLRRLHAQHHPRG
- a CDS encoding Fe2+-dependent dioxygenase, with the translated sequence MIICAPNVLTAEELGTIRSELQGAPFVDGASTAGWSAREVKKNLQIDINTESQARLREIVRSAFLRNTMLQAAILPSAMTQVLFNRYDVGMQYGRHVDAPVMGGLGSTVRTDVAITVFLSDPTSYTGGDLVVDTNGVEYGFKLDAGSAIAYPANSLHHVTPVTQGARYAAIIWVQSQVRDAGKRELLWDLDNAKRQIFGREGKSATFDTISKSHANLLRMWAEV
- a CDS encoding DsbC family protein; amino-acid sequence: MKKLLLALCIGGLSLAACAAENDATPAASAAVTPAAQQMVRQAIHSLAANVQVDSIEPAPMPGFYQVIAAGQLLYVSTDGKYAMHGDVIDLSRKQNISDAAWARFRKAELAKVPASDRIVFAPANPKYTVTVFTDVNCGFCRALHEHVAAFNKEGIAVEYLAWPREGLVTTAGRPTPTYAEMASVWCAKDRKAAFTAAKDGRAPAPATCTNPVKDQFNLGVKLGVSGTPTIYGPDGRVLGGYVTPEQLLQALQQGG